A genome region from Vulpes lagopus strain Blue_001 chromosome 7, ASM1834538v1, whole genome shotgun sequence includes the following:
- the CNN2 gene encoding calponin-2, whose protein sequence is MSSTQFNKGPSYGLSAEVKNRLLSKYDPQKEAELRSWIEGLTGLSIGPDFQKGLKDGVILCTLMNKLQPGSVPKINRSLQNWHQLENLSTFIKAMVSYGMNPVDLFEANDLFESGNMTQVQVSLLALAGKAKTKGLQSGVDIGVKYSEKQERNFDDATMKAGHCVIGLQMGTNKCASQSGMTAYGTRRHLYDPKNHILPPMDHSTISLQMGTNKCASQVGMTAPGTRRHIYDTKLGTDKCDNSSMSLQMGYTQGANQSGQVFGLGRQIYDPKYCPQGPVADGAAGAAGGGPDPGEAPECTPYPQEEADY, encoded by the exons CTGCTGTCCAAGTATGACCCCCAGAAGGAGGCGGAGCTCCGCAGCTGGATCGAGGGGCTCACGGGCCTCTCCATCGGGCCCGACTTCCAGAAAGGTCTGAAGGACGGAGTCATCTTGTGCAC actcaTGAACAAGCTGCAGCCAGGCTCCGTCCCCAAGATCAACCGCTCCCTGCAGAACTGGCACCAG CTGGAGAACCTGTCCACCTTCATCAAGGCCATGGTCAGCTACGGCATGAACCCCGTGGACCTGTTCGAGGCCAACGACCTGTTTGAGAGCGGGAACATGACCCAGGTGCAGGTGTCTCTTCTCGCCCTGGCGGGGAAG GCCAAGACAAAGGGGCTGCAGAGTGGCGTGGACATTGGGGTCAAATACTCGGAGAAGCAGGAGCGCAACTTCGACGACGCCACCATGAAGGCGGGCCATTGCGTCATCGGGCTTCAG ATGGGCACCAACAAATGTGCCAGCCAGTCGGGCATGACGGCCTACGGCACCCGAAGGCATCTGTACGACCCCAAGAACCATATCCTGCCCCCCATGGACCACTCAACCATCAGCCTCCAGATGGGCACAAACAAGTGTGCCAGCCAG gtGGGCATGACGGCTCCCGGGACCCGGCGGCACATCTATGACACCAAGCTGGGGACGGACAAGTGCGACAACTCCTCCATGTCCCTGCAGATGGGCTACACTCAGGGCGCCAACCAGAGTGGCCAGGTCTTCGGCTTGGGCCGGCAGATCTACGACCCCAAGTACTGCCCGCAGGGCCCGGTGGCGgatggggctgcaggggctgcaggcggcggccCAGACCCCGGGGAGGCCCCGGAGTGCACCCCCTACCCGCAGGAGGAGGCCGACTACTGA